Proteins co-encoded in one Scyliorhinus canicula unplaced genomic scaffold, sScyCan1.1, whole genome shotgun sequence genomic window:
- the LOC119961439 gene encoding zinc finger protein 239-like produces the protein QRSHTGERPFTCSKCGKGFTQSSTLSTHQRVHTGERPFTCSECGKGFSFSTHLLSHQRVHTDERPFHCPDCGMCYKSSGELIRHQRVHTDERPFRCSYCGTGFRQSSDLTVHQRSHTGERPFTCSECGKRFTRSSDLQRHQRIHTGERPFSCSKCEKRFLRSSDLEKHQRIHSAERTFSCSKCGEGFTQSSDLLSHQRIHTDERPFHCPDCGKSYKGSGELMHHQHVHTDERPFRCSHCGTGFRRSSHLTVHQRIHTGERPFTCSQCGKRFTESSALQKHQRVHTGERPFTCSNCGKGFGTSSHLLRHQQCHK, from the coding sequence caacgcagtcacactggggagagacccttcacctgctccaagtgtgggaagggattcactcagtcatccactttgtccacacaccagcgagttcacactggggagagaccattcacctgctcagagtgtgggaagggattttctttttcaacccacctgctgagtcaccagcgagttcacactgatgagagaccgtttcattgtccagactgcgggatgtgctataaaagttctggggaactgattcgccatcaacgtgttcacactgacgagagaccgtttaggtgctcttactgcgggactgggttcagacaatcatctgacctcactgtacatcagcgaagtcacactggggagaggccattcacctgctcagagtgcgggaagagattcactcgatcatctgacctgcagaggcaccagcgaattcacactggggagaggccattcagctgctccaaGTGTGAGAAAAGATTCTTGCGATCATCTGACCTGGAGAAGCACCAACGAATTCACTCTGCGGAGAGAACATTcagctgctccaagtgtggggaaGGATTCACCCAGTCATCCGACCTGCTaagtcaccagcgaattcacactgatgagagaccgtttcattgtccagactgcgggaagagcTATAaaggttctggggaactgatgcatcatcaacatgttcacactgatgagagaccgtttaggtgctctcatTGTGGGACTGGTTTCAGGCGatcatctcacctcactgtacatcagcgaattcacactggggagaggccattcacctgctcccagtgtgggaagcgattcactgagtcatccgccctgcagaagcaccagcgagttcacactggggagagaccgttcacctgctccaattgtgggaagggattcggcacttcatcccacctcctgagacaccaacagTGCCACAAATAA